A region from the Acomys russatus chromosome 22, mAcoRus1.1, whole genome shotgun sequence genome encodes:
- the Tlr10 gene encoding LOW QUALITY PROTEIN: toll-like receptor 10 (The sequence of the model RefSeq protein was modified relative to this genomic sequence to represent the inferred CDS: inserted 5 bases in 4 codons; deleted 6 bases in 4 codons; substituted 6 bases at 6 genomic stop codons), which translates to MRSDEGVRSPAAGVTASIHFITGLSAEAWAPRPTGERELISECSNTALRKGPPDVTTILDLSHNLLFKLRSSDFHSFSKLHFLILCHNXFDLNKDLSYLDLSYNRPEIIIWLPLTGLRHLDLSFNDFDTLPTCEEIGSMPHLETLGLSGXKIQXLDLQKSAHLPLSVTSSGLSTLSQYEEGSLPTPDTAAHHIVLPRNTNFWVLSCGGIKTKKIVDVTNIDGKSQFVSXETPRGLIVENARASAPIVHKAXLFWDDPPHIFQFLWQTSMEYPQSLPYLKTLVLRASKLEMLSLLSLYASCVPLFHLALRQNLLCHGNREHCVWPDTLVILNLSSTKFDXSVFRCLPRSVQILDLNNNEIXAVAKKITYPRSLXELSVDFNFLTDLPGCNHFTQMDLIVSQSPNFFFXFSWSCQEAKTLNAGKNPLXGTCELRDSIWLEKHSKDQMVGWPDSYACEYPLCLKGTPVKDAYLPEFSCDTTLLTVTMGLMGSGFWEDNLETQDGSVLICLPWRNFDPDRSIAENTISYTPPHTHTKQPKNCFSGEVVLKKADGGRWGVTGCQAGCMATLLLRNKCTPAGKPLTITCADVAPCKETDRDGAWSLQIIFACAAGR; encoded by the exons ATGAGGTCAgatgagggcgtcagatcccctgcagctggtgTAACAG CATCTATACACTTTATAACCGGTCTGTCGGCAGAAGCCTGGGCTCCAAGGCCGACAGGAGAAAGGGAACTGATTTCCGAATGCTCCAACACGGCTTTAAGGAAGGGTCCTCCAGATGTGACAACCATACTAGATTTGTCCCATAACCTCCTT TTTAAACTCAGGAGCTCAGATTTCCACTCTTTCTCCAAACTGCACTTTCTGATCCTATGCCATAA CTTTGACCTGAACAAGGATTTAAGCTATTTAGACTTGTCTTACAATAGACCAGAGATCATAATTTGG CTTCCCTTGACAGGTCTCAGACATTTAGATCTTTCTTTTAACGACTTTGACACTCTGCCTACCTGTGAAGAGATTGGCAGCATGCCACATCTGGAAACCTTAGGCTTGAGCGG atgaaaaatacagtaattagATCTCCAGAAATCTGCTCATTTGCCTCTCAGTGTCACGTCATCAGGGCTGAGCACCCTTTCTCAGTATGAAGAAGGCAGCCTGCCCACCCCAGACACAGCGGCCCATCACATTGTT TTACCGAGGAATACAAATTTCTGGGTGCTTTCCTGTGGTGggataaagact aaaaaaatagtagacgTGACAAATATAGATGGCAAGAGCCAGTTTGTAAGTTAGGAGACTCCCCGAGGTCTTATTGTGGAGAATGCCAGGGCGTCCGCTCCGATAGTTCATAAAG GGCTTTTCTGGGATGACCCTCCCCACATCTTCCAGTTCCTGTGGCAGACGTCAATGGAATACCCCCAAAGT CTGCCTTACTTGAAAACTCTTGTTTTGAGAGCCAGCAAACTGGAGATGCTTTCTCTGCTGAGTCTCTATGCCAGCTGCGTGCCCTTGTTTCACTTGGCTCTGCGCCAGAACCTATTATGTCATGGAAATAGAGAACATTGTGTGTGGCCAGACACCTTGGTCATTTTGAACTTGTCATCCACTAAATTTG GTTCTGTCTTCAGATGTTTACCCAGAAGTGTTCAAATACTTGATCTGAACAATAACGAAATCTGAGCAGTCGCTAAAAAGATTACATACCCGCGTTCTTTATGAGAGCTAAGTGTTGACTTTAATTTTCTAACTGACCTCCCTGGGTGCAATCATTTCACACAGATGGATTTAATTGTCAGCCAATCtccgaatttttttt ttttttcctggagctgCCAAGAGGCAAAGACTCTAAATGCAGGAAAAAATCCACTCTAGGGTACTTGTGAATTAAGAGATTCCATTTGGCTTGAAAAACATTCCAAGGACCAGATGGTCGGATGGCCAGACTCATACGCCTGTGAGTACCCTTTGTGTCTCAAGGGGACTCCAGTAAAAGATGCTTATCTTCCTGAATTCTCTTGCGACACAACCTTGTTAACTGTCACCATGGGGCTGatgggttctgggttctgg GAAGACAATCTGGAGACACAAGATGGCTCTGTGTTGATTTGTCTTCCCTGGAGAAACTTTGACCCTGACAGGAGCATTGCTGAAAATACTATAAgctacacccccccacacacacacacaaaacaaccaaaaaactgcTTCTCTGGGGAGGTGGTCCTGAAGAAAGCCGATGGAGGGCGCTGGGGAGTCACTGGATGCCAGGCTGGATGCATGGCAACACTGCTGTTA AGAAATAAATGCACGCCAGCTGGGAAACCCCTGACAATCACGTGTGCAGATGTTGCCCCCTGCAAAGAAACGGACAGAGATGGGGCCTGGAGCCTGCAGATAATCTTCGCATGTGCTGCAGGACGATGA